The following DNA comes from Triticum aestivum cultivar Chinese Spring chromosome 3D, IWGSC CS RefSeq v2.1, whole genome shotgun sequence.
ACTGATGAAACTTCATATGTGAGGGCAAACAGTTACCCAAATCCGACAACAAATCATTAAGGTAGCAAATCAGAGTAATAACACCAAAGGCAAGTATCAAGGCACTAGTGATGTTATATACTATAAACTGTTAGATAGGTTGAAAGATTTGTTTGCGCGTGGATTTGTTACCCTATATTAACCATTTTACACACCAAAATACAAGTGATACATGGAAAATTGAAACCAGTTGCATAATTCAAAGAAGTTAATAGCAGAGGTAATCAGCATTTACATGATTATGAGCACAAATTGTTGAACAAAACGGTACATCACAACATAACAGTATCAAAACATACAAAACGATTCCGAAGAGAAAAATAGACTGACGACTACAGTAAATCCTGAATCCCAAATCCCCAGGACGTCATGAAAACATCTCACCGAAAAAGTTCTGTGTTTGATGCATCTTCAAGTCATGAGTGCTGGTAGTTGTATATGCTCCATTTCTAAAACTGGTTGCTTGTATATGTGGCCCAAACAAAAATGACTATTATGGGCCAAAATTCCATCAACAGGCTGAAAAGGATTCTCGTTGTTACCATTACCAGTGTACGAGTTAGCCCAATTCGAGTACATAATGGTTGTGCCAGAACAGCCCACTTTAACCAAAGGTCCATTTGTTTGCATATAACAGCAAGAGGGCTAATGACGCAGATAGCAATGGCGGACTTGTGAGCAACTCGTGCTAGCACCATGTATAAACCTAGTGCAAAAGTTGCTAGGAAGCATGTGCCCGATGTTGACCCAAAATACAAGGCCGCGATCAAGTAAATTCTACGAGTCTGTGGGTTTAAAATAGAGTATCCAGAATACATGAGACCTACCATAGCCATCACAGACAAGACGAAGGAGAATGTGCTGGCTATTATGAATGCATCAAATGCATACCTCCCGGCAAGTGTTGGTGTTCCTCCATTAATATGTTCATCCGCTTTGTAACCTCCAGGAAGGGCAAAAGTAACAGTAAACGTCGCAGTTGCAATTAGAGCCACACCAATGCATAGTGTTTGTGTTGATTCTTTCAACTTCTCTAATTGTTCTGTTTCATCATATTTTAATTGGCGAGTGTAGTTTTCTTCGAAGTGATCACGACGACTGCCACCACTCCTAGCATTAACAACTGTCAGTGCAAAGTGTATCTTCGCTTCACTGATCtgaaaaaacgaaaaagaaaagaaGGTGAAGCCAAACCACACAAATCTCCATTATTTGCTTTCACACCAAACGCGGTGCTTAAAAGTACAATTTAGTACATTACCTGATCATCAAAAATTCCTGGGGAAACCCCATATAGTGATATATCTAGAGGAGTTTGCCCAATATTATTTGATAAATTCAAATGTGTGTGTCGATTCCCTAACAAAGCACAAAACATTCGAAGACTCCGTGCCTGGATAGCTAGGTGTAGTGCAGTGTTCCCATCATTGTCTTGGATATTAAGAATCCATAAGAGTGATCGATTTCTGCAAGCAGAACTGACTATTCTAACTTTCCTTTTCTCAGCAGCTACATGAAGGAATGTCCTTCCCATACTGTCCTGCAAACCGGCACTGCTTGGAGACTTGTTAAGAAACATAGTTATTGTCCCACTTTCACCAACAGAGGCAGCAACGTGTATTGGAAATAATCCGTTGCAATCTGACTGATACAATGAAGCTGAGTTCGCTTCCAATACTTGCCAACATATACTTCCTCGCTGACTTTGCTGTGCCAGAGCTGCAGCAAAATGGAGAGGCGTACTCCCGTTTTCATCCCTTTGTGTAGTGAGATCACTGTTCCATTCCAAGAGCTTTTTTGTAAGCTCTGCAAATAGGGATTTCTGTTCATCAAGGAAGAGAAGAACAACTACTATGGAAATGACACACTCAATTATAATCGGCaagcaaaataaaaatatcaaAATAGTCTCAATAGTCTTTCAGAAGGCAATTTCATTGTGTGTATGTCGTATCTTGTTCGCGATTCATGGACACTTAAATTATAGTTTATACTACTATCACTACGCAACTACTCAACTAATTACATGTGTCCGCACTTACTGTAAATCTACTCATAAACTCATATACTCATAAAATCATAAATCCGTACTATCACTACTCAACTAATTACATGTGTCCGTACTTCCTGTAAATCCATAAACTCATATACTAATTACATGTGTCTGTAAAACTTACAGGTGTCTGTATTCTGTTTAGTAGTTTATACTATATCCTAATTTATTTGTGGGAATGAAACAATACTACTATCACTACTCAACTACTCAACTAATTACAAGTGTCCGTACTTCCTGTAAATCTCCTTCTGCTAACTGCACTAGCCAAAGTACTAAATTATAGTTTCACCTTTTTCGCAAACTGGTGCTGGTTTATCTGAGTCAAATACGAGTCATGAGAAATGGATTGTATTATTTGAAAGGGAGAATTATA
Coding sequences within:
- the LOC123079698 gene encoding protein ACCELERATED CELL DEATH 6 isoform X1 — its product is MASRSSGDEPSSLLMEENAVQVSVDAKLTVAAGRGNCQQLKDLLSTEDSKTMLVVMAPSIQASTVKPLPEVMSPLLLSSACSGAWQDLEFLLNRGHGQPHPSMNSSTNILDLLTAYGSHSCSGKGASMQKASDDVEALLNLPSGSTVSLLDGVTIEGGTALHVVATYGESDGFLRSADIIHSKANHLLFARNKNGDTPLHCAARAGMSRMVCHLITLARGENTGVNRVKELLEIENILKETALHQAVRIGNNDIVKLLMEEHSELASFPKDGTSPLYLAILLEEDIIVETLYNASHMKLSYSGKNGQNALHAAVLRGTELTKKLLEWNSDLTTQRDENGSTPLHFAAALAQQSQRGSICWQVLEANSASLYQSDCNGLFPIHVAASVGESGTITMFLNKSPSSAGLQDSMGRTFLHVAAEKRKVRIVSSACRNRSLLWILNIQDNDGNTALHLAIQARSLRMFCALLGNRHTHLNLSNNIGQTPLDISLYGVSPGIFDDQISEAKIHFALTVVNARSGGSRRDHFEENYTRQLKYDETEQLEKLKESTQTLCIGVALIATATFTVTFALPGGYKADEHINGGTPTLAGRYAFDAFIIASTFSFVLSVMAMVGLMYSGYSILNPQTRRIYLIAALYFGSTSGTCFLATFALGLYMVLARVAHKSAIAICVISPLAVICKQMDLWLKWAVLAQPLCTRIGLTRTLVMVTTRILFSLLMEFWPIIVIFVWATYTSNQF